Proteins found in one Aquibium microcysteis genomic segment:
- a CDS encoding LON peptidase substrate-binding domain-containing protein yields the protein MQAGNAHYRNPTDFPSTVPVFPLSAALLLPGGRMPLNIFEPRYVEMVDAALASDRLIGMVQPRLDGGIRPDGEPELCEVGCVGRLTSFTETGDGRYLISLQGVCRFRIVEEVATREAFRRCRAMVFAGDLDLEREAAEVDRDALLKAFRSYLKANELEADWESISRAENAMLVNALSMMAPYGAVEKQALLEAPDLRTRAETLIAITEMALARSGDGAGASLQ from the coding sequence TTGCAAGCTGGAAACGCGCATTATCGGAATCCGACCGACTTTCCATCCACCGTGCCCGTCTTCCCCCTGTCGGCCGCGCTCCTCCTGCCTGGCGGACGGATGCCGCTCAACATCTTCGAGCCGCGCTACGTCGAGATGGTGGACGCGGCGCTGGCGTCCGACCGCCTGATCGGCATGGTCCAGCCGCGGCTCGACGGCGGGATTCGGCCGGACGGAGAGCCGGAACTTTGCGAGGTCGGCTGCGTGGGTCGTCTCACCTCCTTCACGGAGACCGGCGACGGTCGCTATCTGATCTCGCTGCAGGGTGTCTGTCGCTTCCGCATCGTCGAGGAGGTCGCTACGCGCGAGGCGTTCCGGCGGTGCAGGGCGATGGTCTTCGCGGGTGACCTCGACCTCGAGCGGGAGGCGGCCGAGGTCGACCGGGATGCGCTGCTGAAGGCCTTCCGGTCCTATCTCAAGGCCAATGAGCTGGAGGCCGACTGGGAGTCGATCAGCCGCGCGGAGAACGCGATGCTCGTGAACGCGCTCTCGATGATGGCGCCGTATGGCGCGGTCGAGAAGCAGGCGCTGCTCGAGGCGCCCGATCTCAGGACCCGGGCGGAAACCCTGATCGCCATCACCGAAATGGCGCTGGCGCGCAGCGGTGACGGCGCCGGCGCCAGCCTTCAGTAG
- a CDS encoding prolyl-tRNA synthetase associated domain-containing protein: MARTRADLMAYLEGLGIETTTVDHPPLFTVEQSQALRGEIAGAHTKNLFVKDKKGRYFLLTVGEDAEVDLKTVHQTIGASGRVSFGKPDALWDLLGVQPGAVTAFGVINDVGSQVTLVLDAALMQNDVVNCHPLTNEATTTIASRDLLRFAEATGHVPLVLNLATASPHDGNLA; this comes from the coding sequence ATGGCGAGGACGCGTGCGGATCTGATGGCCTATCTCGAGGGCCTCGGGATCGAGACGACGACGGTCGATCACCCGCCTCTCTTCACCGTCGAGCAATCCCAGGCCCTGCGGGGCGAGATTGCCGGCGCGCATACCAAGAACCTCTTCGTGAAGGACAAGAAGGGACGATACTTCCTCCTCACGGTCGGCGAGGACGCGGAGGTCGACCTGAAGACCGTCCATCAGACGATCGGTGCGTCCGGACGCGTCTCCTTCGGCAAGCCGGATGCGCTGTGGGATCTGCTCGGCGTACAACCGGGGGCGGTCACGGCCTTCGGCGTCATCAACGACGTCGGGTCGCAGGTGACTCTGGTCCTCGATGCCGCCTTGATGCAGAATGACGTCGTGAACTGTCATCCATTGACGAACGAGGCGACGACGACCATCGCAAGCCGCGATCTGCTTCGTTTTGCCGAGGCGACGGGCCACGTTCCTCTGGTCTTGAACCTCGCCACTGCATCGCCACATGACGGCAACCTCGCCTGA
- a CDS encoding metallopeptidase family protein: MARIYQTRSWHDQLSPSVDEMELLALEAYAHLPEDFRALTGEIVIQIAEFPDEEIMDDLSLETPFDLLGLFEGRGIAERWNPATGEGPNRVTLYRRAILDYWAENEETLGDIVTHVLIHEIGHHFGLSDEDMERIEEAAP; this comes from the coding sequence ATGGCCCGCATCTACCAGACCCGCTCATGGCACGATCAGCTCTCGCCCTCGGTGGACGAGATGGAACTGCTCGCGCTCGAAGCCTATGCTCACCTGCCGGAGGATTTCCGTGCCCTGACCGGCGAGATCGTGATCCAGATCGCCGAGTTTCCCGACGAGGAGATCATGGACGATCTCTCGCTGGAGACGCCGTTCGATCTGCTCGGCCTCTTCGAGGGGCGCGGCATCGCCGAGCGCTGGAACCCCGCCACCGGCGAGGGACCCAACCGCGTGACGCTCTATCGCCGCGCCATCCTCGACTACTGGGCCGAGAACGAGGAGACGCTGGGCGACATCGTCACCCACGTCCTGATCCACGAGATCGGCCACCATTTCGGCCTGTCGGACGAGGACATGGAACGCATCGAGGAAGCCGCGCCGTAA
- the trxA gene encoding thioredoxin has product MSTRDNPFAGSNGGYDTEISFGMEPPVAARPAGDLIKDTTTAGFAADVIQESRKQTVLVDFWAPWCGPCKQLTPVLEKAVREAGGAVKLVKMNIDDHPAIAGQLGIQSIPAVIAFRDGRPLDGFMGALPESQVKAFIKKVGGEAADPVQDALADAAAALQAGDLEAAGAIYGGILQAVPGHPVASGALAGLLVDLGDLESARTVLAEAVVKDKEPAELASARTRLALAEEVAALGDPRELLQRLGQDPDDHDARFDLALIQNAQGLRAEAADSLLHIIKADRSWRDDGARAQLLKFFEAWGMTDPATLSARRRLSSVLFS; this is encoded by the coding sequence ATGAGCACCCGGGACAACCCCTTCGCCGGATCGAACGGCGGATACGACACCGAAATCAGCTTCGGAATGGAACCGCCTGTTGCGGCCAGACCCGCGGGGGACCTGATCAAGGACACGACGACTGCGGGATTCGCGGCCGATGTCATCCAGGAATCCCGCAAGCAGACCGTCCTGGTCGATTTCTGGGCGCCATGGTGCGGGCCGTGCAAGCAGCTGACGCCCGTGCTCGAAAAGGCGGTTCGCGAGGCGGGTGGTGCGGTCAAGCTCGTGAAGATGAACATCGACGACCATCCTGCGATCGCCGGCCAGCTTGGGATCCAGTCGATCCCGGCCGTCATCGCCTTCCGCGACGGGCGCCCGCTCGACGGCTTCATGGGAGCCCTGCCGGAAAGCCAGGTGAAGGCCTTCATCAAGAAGGTGGGCGGCGAGGCAGCCGATCCCGTGCAGGACGCCCTCGCCGATGCGGCCGCCGCTCTCCAGGCGGGCGATCTCGAAGCTGCGGGCGCCATATATGGCGGCATTCTGCAGGCGGTGCCCGGCCATCCGGTTGCATCGGGGGCGCTTGCCGGCCTGCTGGTCGATCTGGGAGATCTGGAATCGGCCAGGACCGTGCTGGCGGAGGCCGTGGTGAAAGACAAGGAGCCGGCCGAACTCGCGAGCGCCCGAACGCGCCTGGCACTGGCGGAGGAGGTCGCCGCTCTCGGCGATCCGCGCGAGCTCCTGCAGCGGCTCGGGCAGGATCCCGACGATCACGACGCGCGCTTCGATCTTGCGCTGATCCAGAATGCGCAGGGCCTGCGGGCAGAAGCGGCCGACAGCCTGCTGCACATCATCAAGGCCGATCGCAGCTGGCGCGACGACGGCGCGCGGGCTCAACTGCTGAAATTCTTCGAAGCCTGGGGCATGACCGATCCGGCGACGTTGTCGGCAAGGCGGCGGCTGTCGTCGGTCCTGTTCTCCTGA
- a CDS encoding error-prone DNA polymerase — protein MTVADDVTKAAPAYAEFAVQSNFSFLRGASAPEEQVVMARRLGISAVGLADRNTVAGVVRAWKMAQKEGLPYHPGARLVFSDGTPDMLAYPRDRAGWGHLCRMLTEANEAGVKGAPDLKLGGLMTWGDAMSLAVLPPLGEDGAGELDLLRRLARRFGRAVRVAVAPAFDGNDRWRLEQAARLAEAAGLPLMAVGEVLYHEPGRRPLQDVVTAIRLGTPVAQAGFELRAHAERHLKPPREMARLFRRHPQALAETLRFAGELSFCLSELSYNYPDEATRDGATPQEELARLTWEGAARRYPEGVPEKVSAMIRHELAVVEQLTYARYFLTVHDIVQFARREGILCQGRGSAANSIICFCIGITDVGPEIMDLLFERFISPERNEPPDIDVDFEHDRRDEVIAYIYEKYSARRTALAASVVTYRSRSALRETAAAMGLSQDVMAALSGSIWGWSSAGLGGEEAKAAGLDMAEPLTRHLVDRANEILGFPRHLSQHVGGFVITRDRLDEIVPIVRTAMEERRMVEWDKDDLDAVGILKVDILALGMLSCLRRAFDLLARHYPDDHPQRLTLATIPKEDARVYDMICRADTIGVFQIESRAQMTMLPRLKPRAFYDLVIEVAIVRPGPIQGDMVHPYLRRRQGLEEPEYPRPELKAVLERTLGVPLFQEQAMKIAIVAGGFTPGEADQLRRAMATFRRVGTIGTLRRKMIEGMVSRGYERDFAERCFKQIEGFGEYGFPESHAASFALLVYASCWFKTFYPDVFCAALLNSQPMGFYAPSQLVRDAREHGVEVLEPDVNHSCWDGTLEDAPFDRTRIAARHREMRDVIRTRHAVRLGLRQIKGLRQDEMQRLVERRQAGYDSVRDLWLRTGLPRPTLERLARADAFRSLGLDRRDALWAVQGLDDTRTGGFLPLLDDPALKLADHEPEMRLPAMPLGEHVIHDYRTLSLSLKAHPVSFLRRRLAAERAAENAALETVRSGTRVSVCGLVLVRQRPGSAKGVIFMTIEDETGVANVIVWPKVFERFRAIVIGSRLVRVRGKVQSESGVIHVVAEAVEDITSRLGDLSEEAHLIMTLANADEVRRPVVEQREKATKGSRLAALIEEIPGLREDYQALARRSGAVMPKGRNFH, from the coding sequence ATGACCGTCGCCGACGATGTGACGAAGGCCGCCCCGGCCTATGCCGAGTTCGCCGTCCAGTCGAACTTTTCGTTCCTGCGCGGAGCCTCCGCGCCCGAGGAGCAGGTGGTCATGGCCCGGCGCCTCGGCATTTCGGCCGTCGGGCTGGCCGACCGCAACACCGTGGCGGGTGTCGTGCGGGCCTGGAAGATGGCGCAGAAGGAGGGCCTACCCTATCATCCCGGTGCCCGGCTGGTCTTTTCCGACGGCACGCCCGACATGCTCGCCTATCCGCGGGACCGCGCGGGCTGGGGGCATCTCTGCCGCATGCTGACGGAAGCCAACGAAGCGGGCGTGAAGGGCGCGCCCGACCTGAAGCTCGGCGGCCTGATGACCTGGGGCGACGCCATGTCGCTGGCCGTGCTGCCGCCGCTCGGCGAGGACGGCGCCGGCGAACTCGACCTCCTGCGCCGGCTGGCGCGGCGCTTCGGCCGCGCCGTCCGCGTCGCCGTGGCGCCCGCCTTCGACGGCAACGACCGCTGGCGGCTGGAGCAGGCGGCTCGACTGGCCGAGGCAGCCGGCCTGCCGCTGATGGCGGTGGGCGAGGTGCTCTATCACGAGCCGGGTCGGCGTCCGCTGCAGGACGTCGTCACCGCCATCCGGCTCGGAACGCCGGTGGCACAGGCCGGGTTCGAGCTGCGCGCCCATGCCGAGCGGCACCTGAAGCCGCCGCGCGAAATGGCAAGGCTCTTCCGCCGCCATCCGCAGGCGCTGGCCGAGACGCTCCGCTTCGCCGGCGAGCTGTCCTTCTGCCTGTCGGAACTCAGTTACAACTACCCGGACGAGGCGACGCGCGACGGCGCCACCCCGCAGGAAGAGCTTGCCCGGCTGACCTGGGAGGGCGCGGCACGGCGCTATCCCGAAGGCGTCCCGGAAAAAGTGTCCGCCATGATCCGGCACGAGCTCGCCGTAGTGGAGCAGCTGACCTATGCGCGCTATTTCCTCACCGTCCACGACATCGTCCAGTTCGCGCGCCGAGAGGGAATCCTCTGCCAGGGGCGTGGATCGGCCGCGAACTCCATCATCTGCTTCTGCATCGGCATCACCGATGTGGGACCGGAGATCATGGATCTCCTGTTCGAGCGCTTCATCTCGCCCGAGCGCAACGAGCCGCCCGACATCGACGTCGACTTCGAGCACGACCGCCGCGACGAGGTGATCGCCTATATCTATGAGAAGTACAGCGCCAGGCGCACGGCTCTCGCCGCCTCGGTGGTCACCTATCGCAGCCGTTCGGCGCTTCGCGAGACGGCGGCCGCGATGGGCCTGTCGCAGGACGTCATGGCGGCGCTGTCCGGCTCGATCTGGGGCTGGTCGAGCGCCGGCCTCGGCGGCGAGGAGGCGAAGGCCGCCGGCCTCGACATGGCCGAGCCGCTGACGCGCCATCTGGTGGACCGCGCCAACGAGATCCTCGGCTTCCCGCGCCATCTCTCCCAGCATGTCGGCGGCTTCGTCATCACCCGCGACCGCCTGGACGAGATCGTGCCCATCGTCAGGACGGCGATGGAGGAACGCCGGATGGTGGAATGGGACAAGGACGACCTCGATGCCGTCGGCATCCTCAAGGTCGACATCCTGGCGCTCGGCATGCTGTCGTGCCTGCGCCGCGCCTTCGATCTCCTGGCGCGGCACTACCCGGACGATCACCCGCAGCGGCTGACGCTGGCGACCATCCCGAAGGAGGATGCCCGGGTCTACGACATGATCTGCCGGGCAGACACGATCGGCGTCTTCCAGATCGAGAGCCGGGCGCAGATGACGATGCTGCCGCGGCTGAAGCCCCGTGCCTTCTACGACCTGGTCATCGAGGTGGCGATCGTGCGGCCGGGACCCATCCAGGGCGACATGGTGCATCCCTATCTGCGCCGGCGACAGGGGCTCGAGGAGCCGGAATATCCGCGTCCGGAGCTGAAGGCCGTGCTGGAGCGGACGCTGGGCGTGCCGCTGTTCCAGGAACAGGCGATGAAGATCGCCATCGTGGCCGGCGGCTTCACGCCCGGCGAGGCCGACCAGCTGCGCCGCGCCATGGCCACCTTCCGACGGGTCGGCACCATCGGCACGCTGCGCCGGAAGATGATCGAGGGCATGGTCTCCCGCGGCTACGAGCGGGATTTCGCCGAGCGCTGCTTCAAGCAGATCGAGGGCTTCGGCGAATACGGCTTTCCGGAGAGCCACGCCGCCTCCTTCGCCCTGCTGGTCTATGCCTCGTGCTGGTTCAAGACCTTCTATCCGGACGTCTTCTGCGCCGCGCTCCTGAACTCCCAGCCGATGGGCTTCTATGCGCCCTCGCAACTGGTCCGCGACGCCCGCGAGCACGGGGTCGAGGTGCTGGAGCCCGACGTCAATCACTCCTGCTGGGATGGAACTCTGGAGGATGCACCTTTCGACAGGACGCGGATCGCAGCCCGACATCGCGAGATGCGGGACGTGATCCGCACCCGCCATGCGGTGCGGCTCGGCCTCCGGCAGATCAAGGGATTGCGGCAGGACGAGATGCAGCGGCTGGTGGAGCGGCGGCAAGCCGGCTACGATTCGGTCCGCGACCTGTGGCTGCGGACGGGCCTGCCCCGCCCGACGCTGGAACGGCTGGCGCGGGCGGATGCCTTCCGCTCGTTGGGACTCGACCGGCGCGATGCCCTCTGGGCCGTGCAAGGCCTGGACGACACCAGGACCGGCGGTTTCCTGCCGCTGCTCGACGACCCGGCGCTGAAGCTCGCCGATCACGAGCCGGAAATGCGGCTGCCCGCCATGCCGCTCGGCGAGCACGTCATTCACGACTACCGCACGCTGTCGCTCTCTTTGAAGGCCCATCCGGTTTCGTTCCTGCGCCGGCGCCTCGCCGCGGAAAGGGCGGCCGAGAATGCCGCGCTCGAGACCGTGCGAAGCGGAACGCGTGTTTCCGTCTGCGGCCTGGTGCTGGTGCGGCAGCGGCCGGGGTCCGCCAAGGGCGTCATCTTCATGACCATCGAGGATGAGACCGGAGTGGCCAACGTCATCGTCTGGCCGAAGGTCTTCGAGCGATTCCGGGCCATCGTCATCGGCTCGCGGCTCGTCAGGGTGCGGGGAAAGGTCCAATCGGAGTCGGGGGTCATCCACGTCGTGGCCGAAGCGGTGGAAGACATCACGTCACGCCTCGGCGATCTGTCGGAGGAAGCCCATCTCATCATGACGCTGGCCAATGCCGACGAGGTTCGGCGACCGGTTGTCGAGCAGCGCGAGAAGGCGACGAAGGGGTCGCGCCTAGCCGCCCTCATAGAGGAGATCCCGGGCCTGCGGGAAGACTATCAGGCTCTGGCCCGGCGGTCAGGCGCGGTGATGCCGAAAGGCCGCAACTTTCACTGA
- a CDS encoding DNA polymerase Y family protein, whose translation MVSRRERNAQRIAALDEQAEALGLKRGTGIADARAMHPSLEVVEADPAAEERLLDGLADWCDRYTPLVALDGSDGLHLDITGCAHLFGGERAMLDDLLKRLREQGFSARAAIASTAGAAWAAARFARGIILEAGAEAAFLRDLPLSALRLDAAVCAGLESVGLRTVGAILEAPRAPLARRFGRLPLARLDQALGHAEEALSPRLPVAALSVERALAEPVQRMEDIEELVLMLATTARASLETRGEGAKVIELALFRVDGAVCRVGVGTSRPMRDPRMIQRLFRERLAVTTIDAGFGFDLVRLNMRESARFETRQGDLAGNGRAADEEDLALFADRICARLGRAAISRPTLRESHLPERAVAFVPFADAPPSEGRDAPGPRRGAAGPPGLVPAPRPGARERPIRLLPRPEPVEASAEVPDGPPFSFRWRRTLYRVARAEGPERLAPEWWQASRDARTRDYFRVEDTAGRRFWLCREGLYDGTAAVPRWFMHGLFA comes from the coding sequence GTGGTCAGCCGGCGCGAAAGGAACGCGCAGCGGATCGCCGCTCTCGACGAGCAGGCTGAGGCGCTCGGGCTGAAGCGCGGCACCGGCATCGCCGATGCCCGCGCCATGCATCCGTCTCTGGAGGTGGTCGAGGCCGATCCTGCAGCCGAGGAGCGGCTCCTCGACGGCCTTGCCGACTGGTGCGACCGCTATACGCCCCTGGTCGCGCTCGACGGGTCCGACGGACTGCATCTCGACATCACCGGCTGCGCCCATCTCTTCGGCGGCGAACGGGCGATGCTGGACGATCTCCTGAAGCGCCTGCGCGAGCAGGGATTCAGCGCCCGGGCCGCGATCGCCTCGACGGCCGGAGCGGCCTGGGCGGCGGCCCGTTTCGCCCGCGGCATCATTCTGGAGGCAGGCGCGGAAGCGGCCTTCCTGCGTGACCTGCCGCTGTCGGCGCTCCGGCTCGACGCTGCCGTCTGCGCCGGCCTCGAAAGCGTCGGGCTGCGAACGGTGGGGGCCATTCTCGAAGCTCCGCGCGCGCCGCTGGCCCGACGGTTCGGCCGCCTCCCGCTCGCCCGGCTCGACCAGGCGCTGGGCCATGCCGAAGAGGCGCTCTCGCCACGGCTCCCTGTGGCGGCCCTCTCCGTGGAGCGCGCGCTGGCCGAACCCGTGCAGCGGATGGAGGATATCGAGGAACTGGTCCTCATGCTGGCGACCACCGCGCGCGCCAGCCTGGAAACCCGGGGCGAGGGCGCCAAGGTCATCGAACTGGCGCTCTTCAGGGTCGATGGTGCGGTCTGCCGGGTCGGCGTCGGCACATCGCGGCCGATGCGCGACCCACGCATGATCCAGCGTCTGTTCCGCGAACGCCTGGCCGTCACCACCATCGATGCCGGCTTCGGCTTCGATCTGGTGCGGCTGAACATGCGCGAGAGCGCGCGCTTCGAGACCCGGCAGGGCGATCTCGCCGGGAACGGCAGAGCCGCCGACGAGGAGGATCTGGCGCTCTTCGCCGACCGCATCTGCGCCCGCCTCGGCCGGGCGGCGATCAGCCGCCCGACGCTGCGGGAAAGTCACCTCCCGGAGCGCGCCGTGGCGTTCGTCCCCTTTGCCGACGCGCCGCCTTCCGAAGGCAGAGACGCGCCGGGTCCGCGCAGGGGCGCCGCCGGCCCTCCCGGCCTCGTCCCGGCCCCCCGGCCGGGTGCACGCGAGCGGCCGATCCGCCTGCTGCCACGGCCCGAACCGGTCGAGGCCTCCGCCGAGGTCCCCGACGGACCGCCCTTCTCCTTCCGCTGGCGCCGCACGCTCTATCGGGTCGCCCGTGCCGAAGGGCCGGAACGTCTCGCGCCCGAATGGTGGCAGGCCAGCCGGGACGCGCGCACCCGCGACTACTTCCGTGTCGAGGACACCGCCGGGCGACGCTTCTGGCTCTGCCGCGAAGGTCTCTACGACGGAACCGCGGCCGTGCCGCGCTGGTTCATGCACGGACTGTTCGCATGA
- the hpaH gene encoding 2-oxo-hept-4-ene-1,7-dioate hydratase, which yields MLSEREIAAAAEKLEEAERTRVQTGLLSLAYPGMTMDDAYAVQAGFVARKRAAGRRVIGWKIGLTSKAMQQALAIDTPDSGVLLDDMLFDDGAAIPPDRFIQPRIEAEVAFIMKAPLAGPGVTVFDVLAATAYVTPSLEILDTRILRVDPATGRARTIVDTISDNAANAGLVLGGRAMPPDQVDMRWMGAIVSRNGEVEETGLGAGVLNNPARGVAWLANRLARYGDRIEAGQIVLAGSFIRPVEARHGDTIVADFGPQGTVSCHFR from the coding sequence CTGCTTTCCGAGAGGGAGATCGCCGCCGCGGCGGAAAAGCTCGAAGAGGCCGAGCGGACCCGGGTTCAGACCGGGCTGCTGTCGCTCGCCTATCCCGGCATGACCATGGATGATGCCTATGCGGTGCAGGCGGGATTCGTCGCGCGCAAGCGCGCCGCGGGGAGGCGGGTCATCGGGTGGAAGATCGGCCTCACCTCCAAGGCCATGCAGCAGGCGCTGGCGATCGACACGCCTGATTCGGGAGTACTCCTCGACGACATGCTGTTCGACGACGGCGCCGCGATCCCGCCGGACCGATTCATCCAGCCGCGAATCGAAGCAGAGGTGGCCTTCATCATGAAGGCGCCGCTGGCGGGGCCCGGGGTCACCGTCTTCGACGTGTTGGCGGCGACGGCCTATGTGACGCCGTCCTTGGAGATCCTCGATACCCGCATCCTCCGCGTGGATCCGGCAACCGGCCGGGCCCGGACGATCGTCGACACGATCTCCGACAACGCGGCCAATGCCGGCCTGGTGCTCGGCGGACGCGCCATGCCGCCGGACCAGGTCGACATGCGCTGGATGGGCGCGATCGTCTCGCGCAACGGGGAGGTTGAGGAGACCGGCCTCGGCGCCGGTGTCCTCAACAATCCGGCGCGGGGCGTCGCCTGGCTGGCGAACCGCCTCGCGCGCTATGGCGACCGGATCGAAGCAGGGCAGATCGTTCTCGCCGGATCGTTCATCCGCCCCGTGGAAGCGCGCCATGGCGACACCATCGTCGCGGATTTCGGTCCGCAGGGGACGGTGAGCTGCCACTTCCGGTGA
- a CDS encoding fumarylacetoacetate hydrolase family protein produces the protein MSAPTRFVSFTHRDRPGWGIETGAGIVDLSRRHGHRWPSLREVVAAHALAGLSEEGTGLEADFPASDIGYGIPIPQPEKIICVGVNYPDRNEEYKDGQAAPGNPSLFVRFPSSFVGHGHPLNRPPESIQLDYEGEIALVIGRSGRRIPEARALDHVAGLTLCNEGTIRDWVRHAKFNVTQGKNFDGTGSMGPWLVPYTNEAQIADIVLQTRVNGEVRQHDRTSRMIFSFRRIIAYVSTFTTLVPGDVIVTGTPTGAGARLDPPVWLKPGDVVEIEAEGLGVLRNGVREETV, from the coding sequence ATGAGCGCGCCGACGCGGTTCGTCAGTTTCACCCACCGTGATCGCCCTGGCTGGGGGATCGAGACCGGGGCCGGCATCGTCGACCTGTCGCGGCGGCACGGCCACCGGTGGCCGAGCCTGCGCGAAGTCGTGGCCGCCCATGCCCTGGCTGGGCTTTCGGAGGAGGGTACCGGCCTCGAAGCCGATTTTCCCGCAAGCGACATCGGATACGGGATTCCCATTCCGCAGCCGGAGAAGATCATCTGCGTGGGAGTGAACTATCCGGACCGCAACGAAGAGTACAAGGACGGGCAGGCCGCGCCCGGCAACCCCTCGCTTTTCGTGCGGTTCCCGTCCTCGTTCGTCGGCCACGGACATCCGCTGAACCGGCCGCCGGAATCCATCCAGCTCGACTACGAAGGCGAGATCGCACTGGTCATCGGCAGGTCGGGGCGGCGAATTCCGGAAGCGCGAGCGCTTGACCATGTCGCCGGCCTCACGCTCTGCAACGAAGGCACGATCCGCGACTGGGTGCGTCATGCCAAGTTCAACGTCACACAGGGCAAGAACTTCGACGGCACCGGGTCCATGGGTCCGTGGCTGGTTCCCTACACCAACGAGGCGCAGATCGCCGACATCGTGCTTCAGACGCGGGTCAACGGAGAGGTCCGGCAGCATGACCGGACGAGCCGCATGATCTTCTCCTTCCGCCGGATCATCGCCTACGTCTCGACCTTCACGACGCTCGTGCCGGGAGACGTGATCGTGACGGGAACGCCGACAGGCGCGGGCGCACGACTCGATCCGCCGGTTTGGCTCAAGCCCGGCGATGTGGTGGAAATCGAGGCGGAAGGCCTCGGCGTCCTGCGCAACGGCGTACGGGAGGAGACCGTGTGA
- a CDS encoding ImuA family protein gives MATIATARETLFALRRQIARIEGTPAERLEVVPAGPPPEGETVLRERGMALRPDSHGGGLLATGAAAFDTALGGGLPRAALTEIHGAEMRNAGAVAGFVLCLAALSLPAGLPFLWIATSDTHREAGMPHAPGLWFRFGIAPERMLFCETARLDDALWVADEAAALSCVGLVILELRGAARRLDLTATRRLHFRARDAGRPVLLIRHSTLAEATAAPVRLLVSPAASGLRSTVSGPLPGSIGPPAFCVDLDKSRTGASGRFELEWNAHDRTFRHRRPEDPVSMVPLSPDRERLAASARPDLAGHAGGRATAAGGQPARKERAADRRSRRAG, from the coding sequence ATGGCGACCATCGCCACGGCGCGGGAAACCCTTTTTGCCTTGCGTCGACAGATCGCCCGGATCGAGGGCACGCCCGCCGAAAGGCTGGAGGTCGTCCCGGCCGGCCCGCCGCCGGAAGGAGAGACCGTGCTGCGCGAGCGGGGCATGGCGCTGCGTCCGGATTCCCATGGAGGCGGTCTTCTGGCCACGGGCGCGGCTGCCTTCGACACCGCGCTCGGCGGCGGCCTGCCGCGCGCCGCGCTGACGGAGATTCACGGCGCGGAGATGCGCAATGCCGGCGCGGTGGCGGGCTTTGTACTGTGCCTGGCGGCGCTGTCGCTTCCCGCAGGCCTGCCCTTCCTGTGGATCGCCACCTCCGACACCCATCGCGAAGCCGGCATGCCCCACGCGCCCGGGCTCTGGTTCCGTTTCGGAATCGCGCCCGAGCGCATGCTCTTCTGCGAGACGGCCAGGCTCGACGATGCGCTCTGGGTGGCCGACGAAGCCGCCGCCCTCTCCTGCGTCGGCCTCGTGATCCTGGAACTGCGCGGGGCGGCACGGCGTCTCGACCTGACCGCCACCAGACGGCTGCATTTTCGCGCGCGCGACGCCGGCCGGCCGGTGCTGCTCATCCGCCATTCCACCCTGGCGGAGGCGACCGCGGCGCCCGTGCGCCTCCTCGTCTCGCCGGCAGCGTCGGGACTGCGCTCCACCGTGTCGGGTCCGCTCCCCGGCTCGATCGGTCCGCCTGCCTTCTGCGTCGACCTCGACAAGAGCCGGACCGGCGCGTCCGGCAGGTTCGAACTGGAATGGAACGCCCATGACCGCACTTTCCGGCACAGACGGCCAGAGGATCCTGTCTCTATGGTTCCCCTATCTCCCGATCGAGAGCGTCTGGCGGCGTCGGCTCGGCCGGACCTGGCGGGCCACGCCGGCGGCCGGGCGACCGCCGCTGGTGGTCAGCCGGCGCGAAAGGAACGCGCAGCGGATCGCCGCTCTCGACGAGCAGGCTGA
- a CDS encoding Trm112 family protein yields MAEGERVAVIDTKLLELIACPISKGPLVYDAARSELVSKSARLAYPVRDGIPIMLPSEARSLRDDPPER; encoded by the coding sequence ATGGCCGAGGGTGAACGCGTCGCGGTGATCGACACCAAACTCCTCGAGCTGATCGCCTGCCCGATCAGCAAGGGACCGCTCGTCTACGACGCCGCACGCTCGGAACTGGTTTCCAAAAGCGCACGGCTCGCCTACCCGGTCAGGGACGGTATCCCGATCATGCTTCCCTCGGAAGCGCGCTCGCTTCGCGACGATCCGCCGGAGCGGTAA